A genomic stretch from Bosea sp. F3-2 includes:
- the yacG gene encoding DNA gyrase inhibitor YacG — protein MAETDKPAPAARPCPICGKPAMARFKPFCSARCADIDLGRWLKGSYVIPGEPIEEAEEAPPQRERED, from the coding sequence ATGGCTGAAACTGATAAGCCGGCGCCGGCCGCGAGGCCCTGTCCGATCTGCGGCAAGCCCGCGATGGCGCGCTTCAAACCATTTTGCTCGGCGCGCTGCGCCGACATCGACCTCGGCCGCTGGCTGAAGGGCAGCTACGTGATTCCCGGTGAGCCGATCGAGGAGGCTGAAGAGGCGCCGCCTCAGCGCGAGCGCGAGGACTGA
- a CDS encoding glucose 1-dehydrogenase, whose translation MGRLSGKVAIVAGAGSIGPGWGNGKATATIFAREGARVVCADINRDAAEETAGIIRNEGGEAFAIQTDVTRAEQIADLVAHALGRYGRIDILDNNVGIAEVGSVVDLPEEVWERVFRVNLTGAFLAMKHVIPVMQRQFEETGEGGSIINISSIASIRHTGVPYASYSATKAALNQLTRTTAVQYAAQKIRVNAILPGLMKTPMVEQSAGLAQAYGKGDIEAMWAARAAQVPMGHMGEAWDVANAALFLASDEARYVTGIELVVDGGITLKYG comes from the coding sequence GTGGGGCGTCTGAGCGGCAAGGTCGCGATCGTGGCCGGAGCAGGTTCGATCGGACCTGGCTGGGGCAATGGCAAGGCGACGGCGACGATTTTCGCCCGCGAGGGAGCACGCGTCGTCTGCGCCGACATCAATCGCGACGCGGCCGAGGAAACCGCCGGGATCATCCGCAACGAGGGCGGCGAGGCCTTCGCGATCCAGACCGACGTTACCAGGGCCGAGCAGATCGCGGATCTCGTCGCCCATGCGCTTGGCCGCTATGGCCGCATCGACATCCTCGACAACAATGTCGGCATCGCCGAAGTCGGTAGCGTCGTCGATCTCCCGGAGGAGGTCTGGGAGCGCGTCTTCCGCGTTAATCTCACCGGTGCCTTCCTGGCGATGAAGCACGTCATCCCGGTGATGCAGCGCCAGTTCGAGGAGACGGGCGAGGGCGGCTCGATCATCAACATCTCGTCGATCGCCTCGATCCGCCATACTGGCGTACCCTATGCAAGCTATTCGGCGACCAAGGCGGCGCTGAACCAGCTGACCCGGACGACGGCGGTCCAATACGCGGCGCAGAAGATCCGTGTGAACGCGATCCTGCCCGGGTTGATGAAGACGCCGATGGTCGAGCAGTCGGCCGGCCTGGCTCAGGCCTATGGCAAGGGCGACATCGAAGCGATGTGGGCGGCACGCGCCGCGCAGGTGCCGATGGGGCATATGGGGGAAGCCTGGGACGTGGCGAATGCCGCGCTCTTTCTCGCGAGTGACGAGGCGCGCTATGTCACCGGAATCGAACTGGTCGTCGATGGAGGCATCACGCTCAAATATGGCTGA
- a CDS encoding Maf-like protein encodes MLVLASASPRRLALLEQAGLKPDALLPADLDEAPRKGERPRDLARRLAREKAEAAREGAKARADLEGCYIIAADTVVAVGRRILPKAEIVDEAAACLRLLSGRAHRVYTGVALVTPSGAIRDRIVETRLRFKRLSTEDIEHYLASGEWRGKAGGYAVQGIAGSFVIKLVGSYSGVVGLPLYETVNLLGGEGFPIRFGWMNAA; translated from the coding sequence ATGCTGGTGCTGGCCTCGGCTTCCCCACGCCGCCTTGCATTGCTCGAACAGGCCGGGCTGAAGCCCGATGCGCTATTGCCGGCCGATCTCGACGAAGCGCCGCGCAAGGGCGAGCGCCCGCGTGATCTCGCCCGCCGCCTGGCGCGCGAGAAGGCGGAGGCCGCGCGCGAGGGCGCGAAGGCGCGGGCGGATCTGGAAGGCTGCTACATCATTGCGGCCGATACGGTGGTCGCGGTCGGCAGGCGCATCCTGCCCAAGGCCGAGATCGTCGACGAGGCGGCAGCTTGCCTGCGCCTGCTCTCGGGGCGTGCGCATCGCGTCTATACCGGCGTCGCGCTGGTGACACCCTCGGGAGCGATTCGGGATCGAATCGTCGAGACGCGGCTGCGCTTCAAGCGGCTCTCGACCGAGGACATCGAGCATTATCTCGCCTCGGGCGAATGGCGTGGCAAGGCGGGCGGCTATGCCGTCCAGGGCATCGCCGGCTCCTTCGTCATCAAGCTGGTGGGTTCCTATTCCGGCGTCGTCGGCCTGCCGCTCTACGAGACGGTCAATTTGCTCGGCGGTGAAGGCTTCCCAATCCGCTTCGGCTGGATGAACGCCGCCTGA
- a CDS encoding phosphatidylcholine/phosphatidylserine synthase — MSDLFPPFEPERAESRRARFKPIPFRLLAPNVITLLALCLGLTAMRLVVEGKLETATICILIAAGLDGVDGRLARLLKGTSRFGAELDSLSDFVNFGVATGYVLWIFVLHDLKSFGWIIVLTLACAMALRLARFNVMIDDPDRPEWQKDFFVGMPAPAGAITAMLPVYLHIIGVPVQEYGALVVGIYILFIAFLTISRIPCYAGKTLGTRVPRTQVLPIFVAVVIVAGLFFAYTFEVLTLVVVAYLALIPVSVARYRKLEREHSLSSPAAAVAGDAPQNPTEV; from the coding sequence ATGAGCGACCTGTTTCCTCCTTTCGAGCCCGAGCGCGCCGAATCCAGGCGCGCGCGCTTCAAGCCGATTCCCTTCCGGCTGCTGGCGCCGAACGTCATCACGCTGCTGGCGCTCTGCCTCGGCCTGACGGCGATGCGTCTCGTCGTCGAGGGCAAGCTCGAGACGGCGACGATCTGCATTCTGATCGCCGCTGGGCTCGACGGCGTCGACGGCCGTCTGGCGCGCCTGCTCAAGGGCACGTCGCGCTTCGGCGCCGAGCTCGATTCGCTCTCGGATTTCGTCAATTTCGGCGTCGCCACGGGCTATGTGCTGTGGATCTTCGTCCTGCACGACCTCAAATCCTTCGGTTGGATCATCGTGCTGACGCTGGCCTGCGCCATGGCGCTGCGCCTCGCGCGCTTCAACGTAATGATCGACGATCCTGACCGGCCCGAGTGGCAGAAAGACTTCTTCGTCGGCATGCCCGCGCCCGCGGGCGCGATCACCGCCATGCTGCCGGTCTATCTGCACATCATCGGCGTGCCGGTGCAGGAATATGGCGCGCTCGTCGTCGGCATCTACATCCTGTTCATCGCCTTCCTGACGATCTCGCGCATCCCCTGCTATGCCGGCAAGACGCTCGGCACCCGTGTCCCGCGGACCCAGGTGCTGCCGATCTTCGTCGCTGTCGTGATCGTGGCAGGGCTGTTCTTCGCCTACACCTTCGAGGTGCTGACCCTCGTTGTCGTAGCCTATCTCGCGCTTATTCCGGTGAGCGTGGCGCGTTACCGCAAGCTGGAGCGCGAGCACAGCCTCTCGTCACCGGCCGCCGCAGTGGCCGGCGACGCTCCGCAAAATCCAACCGAGGTATAA
- a CDS encoding phosphatidylserine decarboxylase produces MSLVDSVRKVIVPIHKEGYVFIAIGLVATIILANLWSPFGWIGAIITVWICYFFRDPVRVTPQREGLVISPADGRISQIASALPPPELELPAEPMTRISIFMNVFDCHVNRAPVPGRIAKIAYTPGLFLNAELDKASDDNERNALAIETSSGIVGVVQIAGLVARRIVPFVKQGDTLATGERFGLIRFGSRVDVYLPTHVVPLVGAGQTAIAGETVLADMSGNEPVARSFRDI; encoded by the coding sequence ATGTCTCTCGTCGATTCCGTCCGCAAGGTGATCGTGCCCATCCACAAGGAGGGCTATGTCTTCATCGCCATCGGGCTGGTCGCGACCATCATCCTCGCCAATCTCTGGTCGCCCTTCGGCTGGATCGGCGCGATCATCACGGTCTGGATCTGCTACTTCTTCCGCGATCCCGTCCGCGTCACGCCGCAGCGGGAAGGGCTGGTGATCTCGCCGGCCGATGGCCGCATCAGCCAGATCGCCTCGGCCCTGCCGCCGCCGGAGCTTGAGCTGCCGGCCGAGCCGATGACGCGCATCTCGATCTTCATGAATGTCTTCGACTGCCATGTGAATCGTGCGCCGGTACCGGGCCGCATCGCCAAGATCGCCTATACGCCGGGTCTCTTCCTCAATGCCGAGCTCGACAAGGCGAGCGACGACAACGAGCGCAACGCGCTGGCGATCGAGACGAGCTCCGGCATCGTCGGCGTCGTGCAGATCGCGGGCCTGGTCGCGCGCCGCATCGTGCCTTTCGTCAAGCAGGGCGACACGCTGGCAACGGGCGAGCGCTTCGGCCTGATTCGCTTCGGCTCGCGCGTCGACGTCTATCTGCCGACGCATGTCGTGCCGCTGGTCGGTGCCGGGCAGACCGCGATCGCCGGCGAGACTGTGCTGGCCGACATGAGCGGCAACGAGCCGGTCGCACGCAGCTTCCGCGACATCTGA
- a CDS encoding ABC transporter ATP-binding protein/permease: MSAPSAPPSASSFSRSAAIQPGSGFFATFRALWPYLWPSERADLRRRVVAAFALMVAGRLVLMGVPFTFKWVTDALAGTYSNLESWLPWLVGAPLALTVLYGLARVGSAAFVQLRDAIFAPVFMHAVRTLALQTFGHLHHLSLRFHLERKTGGLTRVLERGRNGIEEMVRLGLNQLVPVIIEVALIIAVLLYLFDWRYVVVLVAMVTAYMTYTIKATEWRIAIRSAMNESDTDANAKAIDSLLNYETVKYFGAEARETARYDQSMARYERNSIKSYTSLAWLNFGQAAIFAVGLTLSMVMAVRGFQAGTNTVGDLILINSMLIQLYLPLNFMGTVYREIKQATLDIAQMFSLIGRDPEIQDKPGAKPLQVPAGEVSFENVQFAYVPERPILRGVSFKVSPGRTVAIVGPSGAGKSTISRLLFRFYEPQGGRILIDGQPIADIQQVSLRAAIGMVPQDTVLFNDTIEYNILYGRPEATLPEVEEAARLAQIDRFIRTLPEGYATSVGERGLKLSGGEKQRVAIARTILKGPPILVLDEATSALDSFTEKEIQDALDRVSEGRTTLVIAHRLSTVVNADEIIVLDKGVIVERGHHRDLLAADGVYAAMWNRQREVDEAKATLQRATEAEGESVRVSLSS, encoded by the coding sequence ATGTCCGCGCCGTCAGCGCCGCCTTCGGCGTCGAGCTTCTCCCGCTCCGCCGCCATCCAGCCGGGTTCCGGCTTCTTCGCCACCTTCCGCGCGCTCTGGCCCTATCTCTGGCCAAGCGAGCGCGCCGATCTGCGCAGGCGAGTCGTGGCGGCCTTCGCGTTGATGGTGGCCGGGCGGCTCGTGCTGATGGGCGTGCCCTTCACCTTCAAATGGGTGACCGACGCGCTCGCCGGCACTTATTCGAACCTTGAGAGCTGGCTGCCCTGGCTGGTCGGCGCCCCGCTGGCGCTGACCGTGCTCTATGGCCTCGCCCGCGTCGGCTCGGCCGCCTTCGTGCAACTGCGGGATGCCATCTTCGCGCCGGTCTTCATGCATGCGGTGCGCACGCTCGCCCTGCAGACCTTCGGCCACCTGCACCACCTCTCGCTGCGCTTCCATCTCGAACGCAAGACCGGTGGTCTCACTCGCGTGCTGGAGCGCGGCCGCAATGGCATCGAGGAGATGGTCCGCCTCGGCCTCAACCAGCTCGTGCCGGTGATCATCGAGGTCGCGCTGATCATCGCCGTGCTGCTCTATTTGTTCGACTGGCGCTACGTCGTCGTGCTGGTGGCGATGGTCACGGCCTACATGACCTACACCATCAAGGCGACGGAGTGGCGCATCGCCATCCGTTCGGCGATGAACGAGTCGGATACCGACGCCAATGCGAAGGCGATCGACTCGCTGCTCAACTACGAGACGGTGAAGTATTTCGGTGCCGAGGCGCGCGAGACCGCCCGCTACGACCAGTCGATGGCGCGCTATGAGCGCAACTCGATCAAGTCCTACACCTCGCTCGCCTGGCTGAACTTCGGGCAGGCTGCGATCTTCGCGGTGGGGCTGACGCTGTCGATGGTGATGGCGGTGCGCGGCTTCCAGGCCGGCACCAACACGGTCGGCGATCTCATCCTGATCAACTCCATGCTGATCCAGCTTTATCTGCCACTGAACTTCATGGGCACGGTCTATCGCGAGATCAAGCAGGCGACGCTCGACATCGCCCAGATGTTCTCGCTGATTGGCCGCGATCCGGAGATCCAGGACAAGCCCGGTGCGAAGCCGCTGCAGGTCCCGGCCGGGGAGGTCTCCTTCGAGAACGTGCAGTTTGCCTATGTGCCCGAGCGGCCGATCCTGCGCGGCGTCTCCTTCAAGGTCTCCCCCGGCCGCACCGTCGCCATCGTCGGCCCCTCCGGTGCCGGCAAGTCGACGATCTCGCGTCTGCTCTTCCGCTTCTACGAGCCCCAGGGCGGCCGCATCCTCATCGACGGCCAGCCCATCGCGGATATCCAACAGGTATCCTTGCGCGCCGCTATCGGCATGGTCCCGCAGGACACCGTGCTGTTCAACGACACCATCGAATACAACATCCTCTATGGCCGCCCAGAAGCAACGCTGCCGGAGGTCGAGGAAGCCGCGCGGCTCGCCCAGATCGACCGCTTCATCCGCACCCTGCCGGAAGGCTATGCCACCTCGGTCGGCGAGCGCGGCCTGAAGCTCTCCGGCGGCGAGAAGCAGCGCGTCGCCATCGCCCGGACCATCCTGAAGGGGCCGCCGATTCTGGTCCTCGACGAGGCGACCTCGGCGCTCGATTCCTTCACCGAGAAGGAGATCCAGGACGCGCTCGACCGGGTGAGCGAGGGCCGCACCACGCTGGTCATCGCGCATCGGCTTTCCACCGTTGTCAACGCCGACGAGATCATCGTGCTCGACAAGGGCGTCATCGTCGAACGCGGCCATCATCGCGACCTGCTCGCAGCGGACGGGGTCTACGCCGCGATGTGGAACCGCCAGCGCGAGGTCGACGAGGCCAAGGCCACGCTCCAGCGGGCGACCGAGGCGGAAGGCGAGAGCGTTCGGGTCAGCCTGTCCTCGTAA
- the cimA gene encoding citramalate synthase gives MSAARVYLFDTTLRDGAQTTGVDFSLDDKRAVAALLDRLGVDYVEGGYPGANPLDTAFFEEKPTKQAKFAAFGMTKRAGRSAANDPGIAALLEAKADAIVFVAKAWDYHVHVALEISLEDNLAGIRESVEAAKAAGREVMLDCEHFFDGYKANPDYALACARTAYEAGARWVVLCDTNGGTLPDEIGAIVREVAKVVPGDHLGIHAHDDCGCAVANSLAAVEAGARQIQGTLNGLGERCGNANLVTLIGALKLKERYRERFVLGISEDQLAELTHVSRALDEMLNRAPNRHAPFVGASAFATKAGIHASAVLKDPRTYEHVAPEATGNTRKVLISDQGGKSNLVAELERIGVTLGRDDPRLNRVLQEVKDKEAQGYAFEGADASFFLLVKRILGEVPDYFAVERFAVNVERRYNALGELVTFSEAIVKVKVGDDLLISAAEGDAGPVNALDIALRKDLGRYQSLIEGLRLVDYKVRVFQGGTDAVTRVLIESGDETGERWTTVGVSANIIDASFQALVDSITYKLVKAGATA, from the coding sequence ATGAGCGCGGCCCGCGTCTATCTCTTCGACACGACGTTGCGCGACGGGGCCCAGACCACCGGCGTCGACTTCTCGCTCGACGACAAGCGCGCCGTCGCCGCCCTGCTTGACCGGCTTGGCGTCGATTATGTCGAGGGCGGCTATCCCGGCGCCAACCCGCTCGACACGGCGTTCTTCGAGGAGAAGCCGACGAAGCAGGCGAAGTTCGCGGCCTTCGGCATGACCAAGCGGGCAGGTCGCTCGGCTGCGAACGACCCCGGCATTGCCGCGCTGCTGGAGGCGAAGGCCGATGCCATCGTCTTCGTCGCCAAAGCTTGGGACTACCATGTCCATGTCGCGCTCGAGATTTCGCTGGAGGATAACCTTGCGGGCATCCGCGAGAGCGTCGAGGCGGCGAAGGCCGCCGGCCGCGAGGTGATGCTCGACTGCGAGCATTTTTTCGACGGATACAAGGCCAATCCGGACTATGCGCTCGCCTGCGCCCGCACCGCCTATGAGGCGGGCGCCCGCTGGGTCGTCCTCTGCGACACCAATGGCGGCACGCTGCCCGACGAGATCGGCGCGATCGTTCGCGAGGTCGCCAAGGTCGTTCCGGGCGACCATCTCGGCATCCACGCCCATGACGATTGCGGCTGCGCCGTCGCCAACTCGCTCGCGGCGGTCGAAGCCGGCGCGCGCCAGATCCAGGGCACGCTGAACGGGCTGGGCGAGCGCTGCGGCAACGCCAATCTCGTCACGCTGATCGGCGCGCTCAAGCTCAAGGAGCGCTATCGCGAGCGGTTCGTGCTGGGGATCAGCGAGGACCAGCTCGCCGAGTTGACCCATGTCTCGCGCGCCCTTGACGAGATGCTGAACCGGGCGCCGAACCGGCATGCGCCCTTCGTCGGCGCCTCGGCCTTCGCGACCAAGGCGGGTATTCACGCCTCGGCCGTGCTGAAGGATCCGCGTACCTACGAGCACGTCGCGCCTGAGGCGACCGGCAATACCCGCAAGGTCCTGATCTCCGACCAAGGCGGCAAGTCGAACCTCGTGGCCGAACTGGAGCGCATCGGCGTCACGCTCGGCCGCGATGACCCGCGGCTCAACCGCGTGCTGCAGGAGGTCAAGGACAAGGAAGCGCAGGGCTACGCCTTCGAAGGCGCCGACGCCTCCTTCTTCCTGCTGGTGAAGCGCATCCTCGGCGAGGTGCCGGACTATTTCGCGGTCGAGCGCTTCGCCGTGAATGTCGAGCGCCGCTACAACGCGCTGGGTGAGCTCGTCACCTTCTCCGAGGCGATCGTGAAGGTGAAGGTCGGCGATGACCTGCTGATCTCGGCCGCCGAAGGCGATGCCGGCCCGGTCAACGCACTCGACATCGCGCTGCGCAAGGATCTCGGCCGCTACCAGTCGCTGATCGAGGGCCTGCGCCTGGTCGACTACAAGGTACGCGTCTTCCAGGGCGGCACTGATGCCGTGACACGCGTGCTGATCGAATCGGGCGACGAGACGGGCGAGCGCTGGACCACGGTCGGCGTCAGCGCCAACATCATCGACGCCTCGTTCCAGGCGCTGGTCGACTCGATCACCTACAAGCTGGTGAAGGCCGGCGCGACGGCGTGA
- the cysS gene encoding cysteine--tRNA ligase: MSPTLRLYNTLSRTKQDFAPIDPSNVRMYVCGPTVYDYAHIGNARPVIVFDVLYRLLRHIYGTEHVTYARNLTDVDDKINARAARDFPGLSLNEAIAKVTETTTAQFHHDVDALACLRPTTEPRATEHIEEMKAIIERLIARGVAYVAEEHVLFHVPAVAHLAKAPKYGTLARRSLDEMLAGARVDVAPFKRDPMDFVLWKPSREGIDPGWLSPAGIATPGRPGWHIECSAMSMAKLLSPFGGGLACDDPAKNVFDIHGGGIDLVFPHHENEIAQSCCAFGGGEGAPTMANIWMHNGFLQVEGEKMSKSLGNFVTIHELLATETFGGRKWPGEVLRLAMLKTHYRQPIDWTVKALEEAEKTLQDWAEAAQGAKVSEPSAELLDALADDLNTARALAEFHALRRSGDLPALLAGLDLLGITLPEVAAPAVIAPEVESLIAARLDARRAKNFAESDRIRDELAAMGIALKDGKDPATGEPTTSWEVKR; this comes from the coding sequence ATGTCGCCGACCCTGAGGCTCTACAACACGCTGTCGCGGACGAAGCAGGACTTCGCGCCGATCGATCCGTCGAACGTGCGCATGTATGTCTGCGGCCCGACGGTTTACGACTACGCCCATATCGGCAATGCCCGCCCGGTCATCGTCTTCGACGTGCTCTACCGGCTGCTGCGCCACATCTATGGCACTGAGCATGTCACCTATGCCCGCAACCTCACGGACGTCGACGACAAGATCAACGCCCGCGCGGCGCGCGACTTCCCCGGCCTGTCGCTGAACGAGGCGATCGCCAAGGTCACTGAGACCACGACCGCGCAGTTCCACCACGACGTCGATGCGCTTGCCTGCTTGCGGCCGACGACGGAGCCGCGTGCGACCGAGCACATCGAGGAGATGAAGGCGATCATCGAGCGCCTGATTGCGCGCGGCGTTGCCTATGTCGCCGAGGAGCATGTGCTCTTCCATGTCCCGGCCGTCGCCCATCTCGCCAAGGCGCCGAAATACGGCACGCTCGCCCGCCGCTCGCTTGACGAGATGCTGGCCGGCGCCCGCGTCGATGTCGCGCCCTTCAAGCGCGATCCGATGGATTTCGTGCTGTGGAAGCCGAGCCGCGAAGGCATCGATCCCGGCTGGCTGTCGCCGGCTGGAATCGCCACGCCCGGCCGCCCCGGCTGGCACATCGAATGCTCGGCCATGTCGATGGCGAAGCTGCTCTCGCCCTTCGGCGGCGGCCTTGCCTGCGACGATCCGGCCAAGAACGTCTTCGACATCCATGGCGGCGGCATCGATCTCGTCTTCCCGCACCACGAGAACGAGATCGCCCAGTCCTGCTGCGCTTTCGGCGGCGGGGAGGGCGCGCCGACCATGGCCAACATCTGGATGCACAACGGCTTCCTGCAGGTCGAGGGCGAGAAGATGTCGAAATCGCTCGGCAACTTCGTCACGATCCATGAGCTCCTGGCGACGGAGACCTTTGGCGGCCGCAAATGGCCGGGCGAGGTGCTGCGGCTCGCGATGCTGAAGACGCATTACCGCCAGCCGATCGACTGGACGGTGAAGGCGCTGGAGGAGGCGGAGAAGACGCTGCAGGACTGGGCGGAGGCGGCGCAAGGCGCGAAGGTGTCCGAACCTTCCGCCGAGTTGCTCGATGCGCTCGCGGACGATCTCAACACCGCCCGCGCGCTGGCCGAGTTCCACGCCCTGCGCAGGTCCGGCGACTTGCCGGCGCTGCTGGCCGGCCTTGACCTGCTCGGCATCACGTTGCCGGAGGTTGCCGCTCCTGCTGTTATCGCTCCGGAGGTCGAGAGTTTGATCGCCGCCCGCCTCGATGCCCGCAGGGCGAAAAACTTCGCCGAGTCCGATCGCATCCGTGACGAGCTCGCGGCCATGGGCATCGCGCTCAAGGATGGCAAGGATCCGGCCACCGGCGAGCCGACGACCAGCTGGGAGGTGAAGCGATGA